A genomic segment from Mustela lutreola isolate mMusLut2 chromosome 15, mMusLut2.pri, whole genome shotgun sequence encodes:
- the SCARF1 gene encoding scavenger receptor class F member 1, protein MAARPFTLVSSGKALEGSREGVGSCGGQTNPNPPAERAAMGLRLLLLLLLWTQGTQESKLDPNGQHVCLASSPSADIQCCPGWRQKDQECTIPICEGLDACREDEVCVKPGLCRCKPGFFGAQCNSRCPGQYWGPDCREICACHPHGQCEPATGVCHCQADRWGGRCEFACACGPHGRCDPATGACSCEPGWWSSTCRRPCQCNPAAARCDQADGSCRCEPGWWGRRCSFRCACHGSPCTQETGRCVCRPGWWGPECRQQCECVRGRCSAASGQCACPPGFRGAHCELPCRAGSYGPHCRDSCGHCKHKEPCSVDTGSCESCEPGWNGTQCHQPCPPGTFGESCGQLCPHCRLGEACQPDTGHCQHCDPGWLGPRCEDPCPTGTYGEGCSSVCHTCVQGTCDAVTGECICHAGYWGPSCNTSCPPGFHGNNCSVPCECPEGPCNPVSGACQLGHHSRDAALIAGILVPLLLLLLGLIFCACCCWAARLDPKDRPASDGAAVTRMKLQVWGALSSLGSALPCGSFSSHKLPWVTVSHHDPEIPFNHSFIEPPSAGWASDDSFSSDPESGEDESPAYCVPPQEGMVTVAHGEFPEASLAGGPVPPPEDASTPFPIPRTSSLARAKRPSVSFAEGTKFAPQSRRSSGEISSPLRKPKRLSRGAQLGPESQEAEESMDSEKAEMDETLPSAASPRDSTTGRRRLPLGGRTVAERVEAIEGSVLEGSGSVTTIYMLAGTPQLSEGPVRSVLRRFGSFQKGQAGPKVKSAIPKPPRRALSRNKGSPGLASGSAKQSPSLAPNEELTRSLESVGTGPEEVARGLGDGTKNSGRAQELTPDSGPQEQDPQKLADEKEQEEPQYENVTPISGLPAP, encoded by the exons ATGGCAGCCCGCCCCTTCACACTGGTTTCCTCAGGAAAGGCCTtggaaggaagcagggagggggttgggagctGTGGGGGCCAGACTAACCCAAACCCTCCGGCTGAACGGGCCGCCATGGGACTAAGGCTGCTGCTACTGTTGCTGCTCTGGACACAGGGGACCCAGGAGTCCAAGCTGGACCCCAATGGGCAGCATGTCTGCCTGGCCAGCAG CCCCTCTGCTGATATCCAGTGCTGCCCAGGCTGGAGGCAGAAAGATCAAGAATGCACTATCC CCATCTGTGAAGGGCTAGATGCCTGCCGGGAAGATGAAGTCTGTGTGAAACCAGGCCTCTGTCGATGCAAACCTGGATTCTTCGGGGCCCAGTGCAACTCCC GCTGCCCCGGCCAGTACTGGGGTCCCGACTGCCGTGAGATCTGTGCCTGCCACCCACACGGCCAGTGCGAGCCGGCCACGGGTGTGTGCCACTGCCAAGCGGACCGCTGGGGCGGCCGTTGTGAGTTCGCTTGCGCCTGCGGCCCGCACGGGCGTTGCGACCCCGCGACGGGCGCGTGCAGCTGCGAGCCCGGCTGGTGGTCCTCCACTTGCCGCCGCCCGTGCCAGTGCAACCCTGCGGCGGCGCGCTGCGATCAAGCCGACGGCTCCTGCCGCTGTGAGCCGGGATGGTGGGGCCGCCGCTGCAGCTTCCGCTGCGCCTGCCATGGCTCCCCGTGCACACAGGAGACCGGCCGCTGCGTCTGCCGCCCGGGCTGGTGGGGCCCCGAGTGCCGGCAGCAGTGCGAGTGCGTGCGCGGTCGCTGCAGCGCCGCCTCCGGCCAGTGCGCCTGCCCGCCGGGCTTCCGCGGTGCCCACTGCGAGCTGCCCTGCCGCGCCGGCAGCTACGGGCCTCACTGCCGCGACAG CTGCGGTCACTGCAAGCACAAGGAGCCATGCTCTGTAGACACAGGCAGCTGTGAGTCCTGCGAGCCGGGCTGGAACGGAACCCAGTGCCACCAGCCCTGCCCACCTGGCACTTTTGGCGAGAGCTGTGGACAGCTGTGCCCCCACTGCCGGCTTGGGGAGGCCTGTCAGCCAGACACTGGGCACTGTCAACACTGTGACCCTGGGTGGCTGGGGCCCAG GTGTGAAGACCCCTGCCCGACTGGCACCTATGGGGAGGGCTGTAGCTCTGTCTGCCACACCTGTGTTCAGGGGACCTGTGATGCTGTGACTGGAGAGTGTATCTGCCATGCTGGCTACTGGGGACCCAG CTGCAACACTTCATGCCCACCTGGTTTCCATGGCAACAACTGCTCTGTTCCCTGTGAATGTCCAGAGGGACCCTGCAACCCTGTCTCTGGGGCCTGCCAGCTGG ggCACCACAGTCGGGATGCAGCCCTCATAGCTGGCATCCTTGtgcctctgctgctgcttctcctgggcCTCATTTTCTGTGCCTGCTGCTGCTGGGCCGCCCGGTTGGACCCCAAGGACAG GCCAGCAAGCGATGGAGCTGCTGTGACCAGGATGAAGCTGCAGGTCTGGGGGGCGCTGAGCAGCCTGGGCTCGGCACTACCCTGTGGTAGCTTCAGCAGCCACAAGCTTCCCTGGGTGACAG TCTCTCACCATGACCCGGAGATCCCCTTCAACCACAGCTTCATTGAGCCACCCTCGGCCGGCTGGGCCTCAGATGACTCCTTCTCTTCTGATCCCGAGTCCGGAGAAGACGAGAGCCCGGCCTACTGTGTACCACCCCAAGAAG GGATGGTCACTGTGGCCCACGGAGAGTTTCCAGAAGCCAGCCTGGCTGGAGGCCCCGTCCCTCCCCCCGAGGACGCCTCCACCCCATTTCCCATCCCGCGCACTTCCAGCCTCGCCCGGGCCAAACGGCCGTCAGTCTCCTTTGCCGAAGGCACCAAGTTTGCCCCACAGAGTCGCCGAAGCTCAGGGGAAATCTCCAGTCCTCTCCGAAAGCCCAAGAGGCTCTCCCGGGGGGCCCAGTTGGGCCCTGAAAGCCAGGAGGCTGAGGAGTCCATGGACTCAGAGAAAGCAGAAATGGATGAAACCCTTCCTAGTGCTGCCAGCCCCAGGGATTCAACCACTGGCCGCCGCCGGCTACCTCTTGGTGGCCGGACAGTGGCTGAGCGTGTAGAAGCCATTGAGGGCAGTGTCCTGGAGGGCTCAGGCTCTGTGACTACGATCTACATGCTGGCAGGGACACCCCAGTTATCTGAGGGCCCTGTCCGGTCTGTTCTCCGCCGTTTTGGTAGCTTCCAGAAAGGCCAGGCAGGGCCCAAGGTCAAGAGTGCCATCCCCAAGCCTCCACGCCGGGCCCTTAGTCGAAATAAGGGCAGCCCTGGACTAGCCTCTGGCTCTGCCAAGCAGAGCCCCAGCCTAGCCCCCAATGAAGAGCTTACTAGGTCCTTAGAGTCTGTAGGAACTGGGCCAGAGGAAGTGGCCAGGGGGCTGGGGGATGGTACCAAGAATTCAGGAAGGGCCCAGGAGCTGACCCCTGACAGTGGCCCCCAAGAACAGGATCCCCAAAAGCTGGCTgatgagaaagagcaggaggag
- the RILP gene encoding rab-interacting lysosomal protein isoform X1: MEPRKAVPGVHSCGPRVAAGSGTAAELVYHLAGALGTELKELARRFGPEAAARLVPLVVRALELLEKAAVGPDPDSLQVSAQQAEAELRRLREENERLRRELRSGPQEERALLRQLKEVTDRQRDELRAHNRDLQQRSQETEALQEQLQRLLLVNAELRHKLAAVQTQLRAARDREREWELQSQGAVELTRDRTRGSGYEQRQEPERATADAGAPGNPEDPQPGHPSKAGQCSFSREELEQILQERNELKANVFLLKEELAYFQRELLADHRVPGLLVEAMKVAVKKQRKKIKAKMLGIPEEAESSDDEDSSWLLLSSDKGAHSAPTESRIQSFFGLSYQSETEAREAQTSSMAPSELGGEEEAPQQPHLEPGGSPTVLNS; the protein is encoded by the exons atggagcccaggaaggCGGTGCCTGGGGTGCACAGCTGCGGGCCTCGGGTGGCCGCGGGGTCAGGGACGGCCGCGGAGCTCGTGTACCATCTAGCGGGGGCCCTAGGCACGGAGCTGAAGGAGCTGGCGCGCCGCTTCGGGCCGGAGGCGGCGGCCAGGCTAGTGCCGCTCGTGGTGCGGGCGCTGGAGCTCCTGGAAAAGGCTGCGGTGGGTCCGGACCCAGACTCA CTGCAGGTGTCCGCGCAGCAGGCCGAAGCAGAGCTGCGGCGGCTGCGGGAGGAGAACGAGCGCCTCCGCAGAGAGCTGCGCTCCGGGCCACAGG AGGAGCGCGCTCTCCTGAGGCAGCTCAAGGAAGTGACCGACCGCCAGCGGGACGAGCTCCGCGCGCACAACCGAGACCTGCAGCAGCGCAGCCAGGAGACCGAGGCG CTGCAGGAGCAGCTGCAGCGCCTCCTACTGGTGAACGCGGAGCTGCGGCACAAGCTGGCCGCCGTACAGACTCAGCTGCGCGCGGCGAGGGACCGTGAGAGGGAGTGGGAACTGCAGAGCCAGGGGGCGGTGGAGCTGACGCGGGATCGGACCAGGGGCTCCGGGTACGAGCAGAGGCAGGAGCCCGAGCGGGCCACCGCCGACGCAGGAGCCCCGGGGAACCCTGAGGACCCG CAGCCAGGCCACCCCTCCAAGGCAGGACAGTGCAGCTTCAGTCGAGAGGAGCTCGAGCAGATCCTTCAGGAGCGGAATGAGCTTAAAGCCAATGTGTTCCTACTGAAGGAGGAGTTGGCCTACTTCCAGCG GGAGCTGCTTGCAGACCACCGGGTCCCTGGGCTTCTGGTTGAGGCCATGAAGGTGGCTGTCAAGAAGCAGCGGAAGAAGATCAAGGCCAAGATGTTAGGGAtcccagaggaggcagagagcag tGACGATGAAGACAGCTCATGGCTCCTGCTCTCCAGTGATAAGGGAGCCCACTCTGCACCCACTGAGTCCAGAATACAAAGTTT CTTTGGCCTGTCCTATCAGAGTGAAACAGAGGCCCGTGAAGCCCAGACCAGCAGCATGGCTCCCAGTGAGCtagggggagaagaggaggccCCACAACAACCCCACTTGGAGCCTGGGGGCAGCCCCACAGTCCTCAATTCCTGA
- the RILP gene encoding rab-interacting lysosomal protein isoform X2, with protein sequence MEPRKAVPGVHSCGPRVAAGSGTAAELVYHLAGALGTELKELARRFGPEAAARLVPLVVRALELLEKAAVGPDPDSLQVSAQQAEAELRRLREENERLRRELRSGPQEERALLRQLKEVTDRQRDELRAHNRDLQQRSQETEALQEQLQRLLLVNAELRHKLAAVQTQLRAARDREREWELQSQGAVELTRDRTRGSGYEQRQEPERATADAGAPGNPEDPPGHPSKAGQCSFSREELEQILQERNELKANVFLLKEELAYFQRELLADHRVPGLLVEAMKVAVKKQRKKIKAKMLGIPEEAESSDDEDSSWLLLSSDKGAHSAPTESRIQSFFGLSYQSETEAREAQTSSMAPSELGGEEEAPQQPHLEPGGSPTVLNS encoded by the exons atggagcccaggaaggCGGTGCCTGGGGTGCACAGCTGCGGGCCTCGGGTGGCCGCGGGGTCAGGGACGGCCGCGGAGCTCGTGTACCATCTAGCGGGGGCCCTAGGCACGGAGCTGAAGGAGCTGGCGCGCCGCTTCGGGCCGGAGGCGGCGGCCAGGCTAGTGCCGCTCGTGGTGCGGGCGCTGGAGCTCCTGGAAAAGGCTGCGGTGGGTCCGGACCCAGACTCA CTGCAGGTGTCCGCGCAGCAGGCCGAAGCAGAGCTGCGGCGGCTGCGGGAGGAGAACGAGCGCCTCCGCAGAGAGCTGCGCTCCGGGCCACAGG AGGAGCGCGCTCTCCTGAGGCAGCTCAAGGAAGTGACCGACCGCCAGCGGGACGAGCTCCGCGCGCACAACCGAGACCTGCAGCAGCGCAGCCAGGAGACCGAGGCG CTGCAGGAGCAGCTGCAGCGCCTCCTACTGGTGAACGCGGAGCTGCGGCACAAGCTGGCCGCCGTACAGACTCAGCTGCGCGCGGCGAGGGACCGTGAGAGGGAGTGGGAACTGCAGAGCCAGGGGGCGGTGGAGCTGACGCGGGATCGGACCAGGGGCTCCGGGTACGAGCAGAGGCAGGAGCCCGAGCGGGCCACCGCCGACGCAGGAGCCCCGGGGAACCCTGAGGACCCG CCAGGCCACCCCTCCAAGGCAGGACAGTGCAGCTTCAGTCGAGAGGAGCTCGAGCAGATCCTTCAGGAGCGGAATGAGCTTAAAGCCAATGTGTTCCTACTGAAGGAGGAGTTGGCCTACTTCCAGCG GGAGCTGCTTGCAGACCACCGGGTCCCTGGGCTTCTGGTTGAGGCCATGAAGGTGGCTGTCAAGAAGCAGCGGAAGAAGATCAAGGCCAAGATGTTAGGGAtcccagaggaggcagagagcag tGACGATGAAGACAGCTCATGGCTCCTGCTCTCCAGTGATAAGGGAGCCCACTCTGCACCCACTGAGTCCAGAATACAAAGTTT CTTTGGCCTGTCCTATCAGAGTGAAACAGAGGCCCGTGAAGCCCAGACCAGCAGCATGGCTCCCAGTGAGCtagggggagaagaggaggccCCACAACAACCCCACTTGGAGCCTGGGGGCAGCCCCACAGTCCTCAATTCCTGA